ACCAGGAACAATCATAGTACTAAGGAATTGAAGCgaaaatgcataaaaatgaGATGATAAAGTCAAAAGAAGCCGTAAAACTTGGACATAAAGTATTCCATATTCATCTTAGATCTTGAACTttgaatattcaaaaaaataagaaaaaaatggtatcgaatggaattttaaaattcaaccaagatttaaaattcaattttgtgTTTTATGTAATAAAATAGCTATGAATATTTTAGTGAAGGCCAGGGGccgcggcaaaatgaaaaattgttctcctgtcctcaacagtgccaatggagtagctgtcggtcAAGCAACcttttccaatttggagggaacacttcaagaacttactgaaccggctagcatcgtcagctcctgaactcgagcacgttcataggccgacatatgcggttaacgaggagccaccgacccaGTCGGATGTtttagtctgtattcaaaagatgaagaatggaaaatctggtgaaCACGACGGGGTTAGCGtagaaattctgaaatatctctctccgtctgggattcgtgagatggcAAAGATCAACCGTTCAATAtagatagacgaaaggatacctgattcgtggagacacgctattataattcccctctacaagaagttatccgtcacggaccgtAGGAATTATcaaggaatctctttgctgcgcgTTATGTACAAgatattggagcgcattatcctggaccgactcattaaacatcgcgaagaaacaacgcgcgacgagcaagctggctttcgtcctggccgatctacgagtGACCAGGTtatcatcgtcaggagagtgatcgaaatctggcaacGATATTCGAAGCTAGGGCAATtggcgtttctggactttgaggctgcgttcgactctcctcaccgagtcCGCCtactcaacgcgctccgcgccgatggagtaccaggaaagttcgttcgcttgcttgattaCATCAATcagcgaacaactgctgcaattCGAACAGCAGCCGGATGTACaccaccgtttgaggtggtaactggagtaaggcAGGAACCTTCCTGTTCAGGTTccccatcgacgacattatgcgaagaacagtagatcagtgtcctaCCGATATCATTCCAGCACCATCACGACATCCCTTGATttcgagtacgctgacgatgttgctatattcgcggaaagcagtacgaaacttcaac
This is a stretch of genomic DNA from Necator americanus strain Aroian chromosome II, whole genome shotgun sequence. It encodes these proteins:
- a CDS encoding hypothetical protein (NECATOR_CHRII.G8275.T2) translates to MYKILERIILDRLIKHREETTRDEQAGFRPGRSTSDQVIIVRRVIEIWQRYSKLGQLAFLDFEAAFDSPHRVRLLNALRADGVPGKFVRLLDYINQRTTAAIRTAAGCTPPFEVVPHRRHYAKNSRSVSYRYHSSTITTSLDFEYADDVAIFAESSTKLQHVVNLVSKLAAAYGLRLFPDKCRQMWISSRPRTGIRVGGQPIELVDELCYLCCTLRNNRRLRERCSAKMR
- a CDS encoding hypothetical protein (NECATOR_CHRII.G8275.T1) gives rise to the protein MYKILERIILDRLIKHREETTRDEQAGFRPGRSTSDQVIIVRRVIEIWQRYSKLGQLAFLDFEAAFDSPHRVRLLNALRADGVPGKFVRLLDYINQRTTAAIRTAAGCTPPFEVVTGVRQEPSCSGSPSTTLCEEQ